A stretch of DNA from Candidatus Bathyarchaeia archaeon:
AGTTCGCCGTTCTTCCTTATCATGGGCTTCAAAACCCGATGCTCGCCGCAGTAGCCCAAAAACTTGGCTTCACACATGGCGCAGCCATTCTTAACCTTAACTATACGCCCATTTTCAATGGTTAGTTCTATATCGTCGCATAGGCTTCCACAAACAGGACAAGTCACAGCCTTAACAACTGGCATCCATTAACCCTTCCTAAAAACTGTTTTAAGAAGCTCCTCCAAGCCCAGAACAGGCTTGTCTGGAGCTGGCTCCACAGTGGCCGGAATCCCCTTAAAGGATGGCATACCAATGCCATGAGTTTCAGGGTCAACAACAACGTTCGCCCAAAGACCATAAGGGATAAACACCACACCGGGGTGCGGCGCCCTCAAAGATTTCTTGGCTTTAACCACCACAGAGCCGAAAGCTGTTGAAACTTGAATGTTTGTTCCATCTTTTACGCCGAGCTTTTTCATGTCTTCTGGGTCTATATAACAGACTGAGACGCTTTCCACATACTCTTTGGAGGATTTTCCCCGCTCTTTTCCAGCGCCCTGCTCTATTGTCCGTCCAGTCAACAATGTAACTTTTAGCTTAGGCTTTTCTTCCATCACTCAACCTCAACATTATCTACTAAACGCCCTAACATCCTTGAAAGCTACATACAGAAAACTCAATCCTAATTAATTTATCCCCTTTAAGGGCTGAAAAATCATGTATTTTGGTTGCTGGAAAAGCCAATAGCAGACTATCCCCTCTAGTTTTCTGTTTATGGTCTGTAGCCGCCCAGAACAGCCAATGCAAGGGCAGCCGCAATAATGTCCGCTGTTGTTCCCGGATTTAAAAGATTGCTTTCTTTTCGGAGCATGGAGTCAAATTCGCGGAGCCTTTCCCTCCCAATGGCGGTTTTAAGCCCGCCGCTTTTCAAGACTTCTTCAGCTATGGCTGAGACTTCGCAAGCCCTTTTAAGCCCAACCTTTCTTGCGATAAATGTGTCTGGATGCTTAGCTAAAACTGCAAGGAAAGTATGGATTATCGCTGTGTTTAGGTCTCCATCCTCCTTAAGATTTCGCATCAACATTGGATAGGCATATTCGAAGGTTACTGGGTAATTGTTAACCCATTCTGAGCAAACCATGTCATAAGGTGAGGCTATTTTAAAAACCTGGTAGAGCGAAATCCTCTCATCAATAATGCGTTTCACAGAGTTTGGGTCATTAACGTCTAGGTCTGGTGCTTTTCCCAAACCGCTGGGCTTGGCAATCCCAACAGCCTCATAAACTGCAACAGCATCGTCAGGCGTTGTTGCCTCAACAACCCTTCGCAGGTTTTGCCTCAAAACAGAAAGGTTGAAAACACTTTTTTCATCTGTTGTCATGCCAGCCGCCACAGCCAAAGGCATAAAAAGGATTATTGTGCCAAGCAGAGTGTTGCCGCCACTCTGCCAAGCATGCACGTCGGCTACACAATCGCGGATAATTCTTCCAACACCAACATCTTCCACGCCTATATCGCCCTTTAAAACGGCTATGCCCCGTTCAGCAGCCAACCTAAAATGGGGAGCCGCAGCCACAGCAGAAGCCAAAAAATGCATGTGATTGGTGCCCTCGAAACCAACCACCAGGTTCACGTTTCCAGGCTTGTCAGCACTAACTTCAAGGAGGATAGCTAACTCTAAACAGCGCGAAACATGCTCAGCTTTGTTGAACGGGAAAGGCATCAAACATTGCACCTTACAGTATATTTTGCATGGAAAGGCTTATTAACGTTGTGTAAAAAATTACACAGCAATTACCAAAAATACATAAGGTGGAGCAAAATGCTACGAAAATATTTTGCAAACGTTTTTCTCTTGGCTTTAACTGGAGTTTGGACGGCTCTGAACTTGGCATTTGCATTGATACCAACATACCCGATTTTGGGAACACCAGCAGTTATAACATTGTCTGGAATCGTTTTTTCAGCATTAACAGCCCCTCTACTCGGTCCATTTTGGGGAACCATTTCAGGCTTCATATTTGGGTGGCTGGTTCCCTACGTGAACCCATCAACAAATATGGGTTTGCTGACATTTCTCGGACCGACCATGTGCGCATTGATGGGCGGACTACTGCTATTTAACAGATGGAAAGAGGCGACACTAGTTCTCGCAGTCCAGCTGGCTGTATGGTTTGCCCATCCATTTGCATGGTACCAATTAATGCCAATTATAACATGGCAGTACATACCAGTCGCAATATTTATTCTCGTACCGCCGATGAGAAAATGGATTATAAACGCCATAACAGCCAGAGATAACCCAACAAAAATGATAGTAGCCCTATGGTGCCTCGCATGGACTGCACGAATAGGCGGCGAAGTGGCAGCCAGCAACAACAATGCCGTTTGGGTTTTGGGTTGGGGCGTTCCCGAAATGTATGCCTTCTGGGCGCCATTGACAGCCTATTATGCCATTGCTGACTCACTGAACAGTCTTGCAGGAGCCATCATTGGGGCTGCGGTGCTTATGGCGCTTAAAAGGACTAATATAAGGACCCTCGCAATAGATTCCTTGGAGTCCAAGACTTGAGAAAAACGTTGGCAGAACTGCGAGAAGGATACCTCATAGAGTCTGTTGAGGGCGTAATCTTTGACGTGAAGGGGCTAGTTCACCCGCCAGACAAAGTAATAGCTTTCCCCCGTTTTATTTCAGACTTGAAGGGTCCCCGCATCCGCAAAGGTGTCAGATACGGCAAAGTTTATAGTCTTTCTGAAAGGTTTGCCTTTCTTGAAAGAGCCATTCCAGAGTGTGTTGTCCACGACCCAGTTTTTGACGAGAAACTTTGCGAAGTTCCACTAGAAAAGGTCAAAAAAGCCTACAGTCCAGTTGAAGGCTTAAGAAGGCTCAGGAAAAGCGAAAAACTTGATAGTCTTGAAAGGACGGCTCTACAATGCCTCACGACTCTAAAGGAAAAAGCGAAAGTGCCATGGAACAAACTTGGGGTTTCTGGTTCAGTTCTGGTTGGCTTGCACACCATGGCTTCAGACATCGACCCGGTCGTTTATGGCACTGAAAACTGCCGAAAAGTGCACGCAACCTTAAAGAAACTGCTTGAGGAGGGCGACACGCCTTTTAAACCCTACAGCTTAGAGGATTTGCGGAGGCTTTTCGCTTTCCGTTCGAAAGACACTTTTATGAGCTTCGATGACTTCGTAAAGGTCGAGTCTAGAAAGGTTTTCCAAGGCAAGTTTATGGATAGAGACTATTTCATCCGTTTTGTAAAGGACCGGAATGAGGTTGGCGAGAAGTATGGTGATGTCCGCTACAAGAATTGTGGTTATGCGAAGATTGAGGCGGTTGTTGATGATGATTCTGAAGCCATATTCACGCCGTGCACCTACAAAATTGAAAATGTCAAGATTGTTGATGGACCAAAACTCGAGCCAATAAGGGAGATTGCATCCTTCCGCGGAAGGTTCTGCGAACAAGCGAGGAAAGGTGAGACTGTCGTGGCGCAGGGAAAACTTGAACAAGTAATGGACTATAGAAGCGGCTATGAGTATTTTAGGCTGCTTCTTGGGAATAAGCCCACAGACTACATGATTCTAAAAGGCTAAAATTTTGATGGCTCTGCAACCTTTAAAACTTGCTCGTAATAGCGAGGTCCATAGGTTAATGTTATTTGGTGGAAGCCCCCGCCGTTTCGCAACTCAACTTTTTCAAGGTTTCCTTCAGCATAAACAGTCTCATCCTTCCACGCCTGCATCCTAAACTCCTCAAGATAGGAGACAACCCTTCTCAAGTCCTCAATCCTTGGACCCTCAACAATCTTGACAGTTTCAACATGGTAGATTGAGGGCATGAAAAGCGCTTCAGAATCATCCTTTACGCGGAGATAAGCCTTAACCCAACCTTCACGGGTTATCCTCCTAATTTGGCTGTATTCGTTGATGATTTCGCTCCAGCCTTTAATAGGTTCAAACTCAACCTTAATAGCCCTTTTAGAAGCCTCGTCGCGGAAAACTCCGTAGATTGTTTTGCGCCTCTGGTGCCAAACAAATTCTTTTGGGCTTATGTTCTTGAAGCGCCAAGCCTTTCCTTTAATGGGTGAGTCGTCCTCAAACTCGTTGGAAAACCGCGAGCCTTTATCCATGTAAAGCTCTTGTAGGATTTCTCGTATCCGCTCCAAATTTTTCCTGCCATAAACAACTATGTCGATGTCAGAAAACCTCGGATGGTAAAAGCCTTGGAGAAGCGAGCCGAAAACACCAAAATCCTCCATGGATAAGCCAGAATGGACCACGGTTGCTTCAAGAACCTTTTGAAGGGCCTTTAAAAGCTCGTCTTTAGGCTCTTTTTCAATCAGCCTTTTTAGGGCTTCTTCCGGCTTTCTGACACTCGCCACATCAGAGTGCCTCACGCCTACAACTTTTCTACCAATAGGCTCATGCAAAATCATGTATTGCGGAAAGCTTGCCTCAACAAAACGCCAGCCCTCATCCTCATAAAACTTGTAAAAGACATTTGCGCCGTCGGTCCGGTAAGCTTTCGGGTTTGAGGATTTGAAAAGGCTGGAAGGCGCATACTCAGCATCACATATGAAACCGCTTGGAGGGTGAGTGTAGCCAAAAACTCGGAAAATCAAGCCTTCAGGTGTTACTATTGCGTCCCGGTCCCTAAGCCTTAAACTGGCCAAATGTACTCTTCCTCGCTGCCAGCGGTTCCAACAACAACTTGATGGAACGCTTCGCCACTCCCAACTTTTTCCACACGTTCCAGCATGCCTGAAACTTCCATTTTTTGCCCGTTTTTGGCGACGTTTCTGTAGCATCCAATCATGGAGACAACAGCTTCCGGAACCATTTCCTTTGGAAGCTTTGAGTTTTGGCTTAGCGGCGTATAGTCTTCAATTTTGTATATGGCTGGGCGGAACATAGCTTCACTGTCGTCTTTAACTTTACATTGGAATCTAACTGAGGCTATTGGCGTGTAGAAGTATTC
This window harbors:
- a CDS encoding triphosphoribosyl-dephospho-CoA synthase, which gives rise to MPFPFNKAEHVSRCLELAILLEVSADKPGNVNLVVGFEGTNHMHFLASAVAAAPHFRLAAERGIAVLKGDIGVEDVGVGRIIRDCVADVHAWQSGGNTLLGTIILFMPLAVAAGMTTDEKSVFNLSVLRQNLRRVVEATTPDDAVAVYEAVGIAKPSGLGKAPDLDVNDPNSVKRIIDERISLYQVFKIASPYDMVCSEWVNNYPVTFEYAYPMLMRNLKEDGDLNTAIIHTFLAVLAKHPDTFIARKVGLKRACEVSAIAEEVLKSGGLKTAIGRERLREFDSMLRKESNLLNPGTTADIIAAALALAVLGGYRP
- a CDS encoding molybdopterin dinucleotide binding domain-containing protein, with the translated sequence MEEKPKLKVTLLTGRTIEQGAGKERGKSSKEYVESVSVCYIDPEDMKKLGVKDGTNIQVSTAFGSVVVKAKKSLRAPHPGVVFIPYGLWANVVVDPETHGIGMPSFKGIPATVEPAPDKPVLGLEELLKTVFRKG
- a CDS encoding nucleotidyltransferase domain-containing protein → MASLRLRDRDAIVTPEGLIFRVFGYTHPPSGFICDAEYAPSSLFKSSNPKAYRTDGANVFYKFYEDEGWRFVEASFPQYMILHEPIGRKVVGVRHSDVASVRKPEEALKRLIEKEPKDELLKALQKVLEATVVHSGLSMEDFGVFGSLLQGFYHPRFSDIDIVVYGRKNLERIREILQELYMDKGSRFSNEFEDDSPIKGKAWRFKNISPKEFVWHQRRKTIYGVFRDEASKRAIKVEFEPIKGWSEIINEYSQIRRITREGWVKAYLRVKDDSEALFMPSIYHVETVKIVEGPRIEDLRRVVSYLEEFRMQAWKDETVYAEGNLEKVELRNGGGFHQITLTYGPRYYEQVLKVAEPSKF